In Nonlabens agnitus, the DNA window TTCATCAGATAACTTGATCATCGTTTCAAAACTACCGCTCTCCAGCGTGAATTTATCGTCGTCATTCTTTTTGGAGCTGCGGCACAGGTTCAGCACATTATCTTTAAAACAGTGACCATCTTCTAACAATAGCAATTCATCAATATTGATGTCTTCTACTTTTATTTTTTTGTTGTCTTGTCCAGAATTTTTTGGATCGTAACAAACAAAAGGCTCGTAATAAAGGACACGTTCCTTGATCATTTCATTTTCCAGTGGCGTGGCGGCAATAGCCGCGTCTATAGAACCCTCCAACAATCCATTGATCATATTATCAGTGGTCAATTCTTCAATGCGCAAGCGTACTTTAGGGTAGCGATTTACAAAGTTCATCAAGAACATAGGTAATAATGTAGGCATCACCGTTGGGATTACTCCTATTTTAAAATCTCCACCTATAAATCCTTTTTCTTGATCGACAATGTCCTGAATGCGATCACTTTCATTGACAATGTTATGTGCCTGTTGGACAATCTTCTTACCAGTTTCGGTTAGTTCAATGGGTTTTTTAGTACGGTCAAAAATCTGCACGTCTAACTCATCTTCCAGCTTCTGGATTTGCATGCTTAAGGTAGGTTGTGTCACAAACACCTTATTGGCCGCCTTGGTGAAATTTTGGTA includes these proteins:
- a CDS encoding hydrogen peroxide-inducible genes activator — its product is MTITQLKYVLAVAQYQNFTKAANKVFVTQPTLSMQIQKLEDELDVQIFDRTKKPIELTETGKKIVQQAHNIVNESDRIQDIVDQEKGFIGGDFKIGVIPTVMPTLLPMFLMNFVNRYPKVRLRIEELTTDNMINGLLEGSIDAAIAATPLENEMIKERVLYYEPFVCYDPKNSGQDNKKIKVEDINIDELLLLEDGHCFKDNVLNLCRSSKKNDDDKFTLESGSFETMIKLSDEGLGMTLLPYLNTLDLSSIKKQNLRYFEEPSPAREVSLIYHKSELKMQIIEALQGVIAGVVKGAIAFSNVQIISPIAKR